A portion of the Pelodiscus sinensis isolate JC-2024 chromosome 20, ASM4963464v1, whole genome shotgun sequence genome contains these proteins:
- the MIF4GD gene encoding MIF4G domain-containing protein isoform X3, with translation MGDSGKEEYKIQSFDTETQQLLKTALKDPSSVDLEKVANIIVDQSLKDSVFSKEAGRICYTIIQNGWATPVLEEYHSLFKEWEKIRHRRTDLQKAESKQVGQSIFRRSLLNRLQQEYKDREELRARSPQAWICYVTFICNIFDYLRVDCLVLQLHRIGEQLEKMNSQPMDELFSLLRDGFLLQEGLSSLSQLLLLEIIEFRAADWKMTDAAQKYYYSEVTD, from the exons ATGGGAGACTCGGGCAAAGAAGAATATAAGATACAGTCATTCGACACCGAGACACAGCAGTTATTGAAAACAGCTCTCAAAG ACCCCAGCAGTGTGGACCTGGAGAAAGTGGCCAATATCATTGTGGACCAGTCCCTCAAAGACTCTGTGTTCAGCAAGGAGGCTGGGCGCATCTGCTACACCATTATCCAG AATGGGtgggccacccctgttctagaggaGTATCATTCCCTTTTCAAAGAATGGGAGAAAATCAGACACAGAAGGACAGACTTGCAGAAG GCAGAGAGTAAGCAGGTGGGCCAGAGCATTTTCCGACGGAGTCTTCTCAACCGACTGCAGCAGGAGTATAAAGACCGGGAAGAGCTGCGTGCCCGCTCACCCCAGGCGTGGATCTGTTACGTCACCTTCATCTGTAACATCTTTGACTACCTGAGG GTGGACTGCCTGGTGTTGCAGCTGCACCGCATTGGAGAACAGCTGGAGAAGAtgaattcccagccaatggatgAACTCTTCTCCCTTCTCCGAGATGGTTTTCTCCTGCAGGAGGGACTCAgctccctctctcagctcctgttgctGGAGATCATAGAGTTCCGTGCCGCGGACTGGAAGATGACAGATGCGGCTCAAAAATACTATTACAGCGAAGTCACAGATTAA
- the MIF4GD gene encoding MIF4G domain-containing protein isoform X1: protein MGDSGKEEYKIQSFDTETQQLLKTALKDPSSVDLEKVANIIVDQSLKDSVFSKEAGRICYTIIQNGWATPVLEEYHSLFKEWEKIRHRRTDLQKAESKQVGQSIFRRSLLNRLQQEYKDREELRARSPQAWICYVTFICNIFDYLRVNNMPMMALVNPVYECLFRLAQPDSLRKEEEVDCLVLQLHRIGEQLEKMNSQPMDELFSLLRDGFLLQEGLSSLSQLLLLEIIEFRAADWKMTDAAQKYYYSEVTD from the exons ATGGGAGACTCGGGCAAAGAAGAATATAAGATACAGTCATTCGACACCGAGACACAGCAGTTATTGAAAACAGCTCTCAAAG ACCCCAGCAGTGTGGACCTGGAGAAAGTGGCCAATATCATTGTGGACCAGTCCCTCAAAGACTCTGTGTTCAGCAAGGAGGCTGGGCGCATCTGCTACACCATTATCCAG AATGGGtgggccacccctgttctagaggaGTATCATTCCCTTTTCAAAGAATGGGAGAAAATCAGACACAGAAGGACAGACTTGCAGAAG GCAGAGAGTAAGCAGGTGGGCCAGAGCATTTTCCGACGGAGTCTTCTCAACCGACTGCAGCAGGAGTATAAAGACCGGGAAGAGCTGCGTGCCCGCTCACCCCAGGCGTGGATCTGTTACGTCACCTTCATCTGTAACATCTTTGACTACCTGAGG GTGAACAACATGCCCATGATGGCGCTGGTGAACCCAGTTTATGAATGCCTGTTCCGACTGGCGCAACCTGATAGcctgaggaaggaggaggag GTGGACTGCCTGGTGTTGCAGCTGCACCGCATTGGAGAACAGCTGGAGAAGAtgaattcccagccaatggatgAACTCTTCTCCCTTCTCCGAGATGGTTTTCTCCTGCAGGAGGGACTCAgctccctctctcagctcctgttgctGGAGATCATAGAGTTCCGTGCCGCGGACTGGAAGATGACAGATGCGGCTCAAAAATACTATTACAGCGAAGTCACAGATTAA
- the MIF4GD gene encoding MIF4G domain-containing protein isoform X2 encodes MGDSGKEEYKIQSFDTETQQLLKTALKDPSSVDLEKVANIIVDQSLKDSVFSKEAGRICYTIIQAESKQVGQSIFRRSLLNRLQQEYKDREELRARSPQAWICYVTFICNIFDYLRVNNMPMMALVNPVYECLFRLAQPDSLRKEEEVDCLVLQLHRIGEQLEKMNSQPMDELFSLLRDGFLLQEGLSSLSQLLLLEIIEFRAADWKMTDAAQKYYYSEVTD; translated from the exons ATGGGAGACTCGGGCAAAGAAGAATATAAGATACAGTCATTCGACACCGAGACACAGCAGTTATTGAAAACAGCTCTCAAAG ACCCCAGCAGTGTGGACCTGGAGAAAGTGGCCAATATCATTGTGGACCAGTCCCTCAAAGACTCTGTGTTCAGCAAGGAGGCTGGGCGCATCTGCTACACCATTATCCAG GCAGAGAGTAAGCAGGTGGGCCAGAGCATTTTCCGACGGAGTCTTCTCAACCGACTGCAGCAGGAGTATAAAGACCGGGAAGAGCTGCGTGCCCGCTCACCCCAGGCGTGGATCTGTTACGTCACCTTCATCTGTAACATCTTTGACTACCTGAGG GTGAACAACATGCCCATGATGGCGCTGGTGAACCCAGTTTATGAATGCCTGTTCCGACTGGCGCAACCTGATAGcctgaggaaggaggaggag GTGGACTGCCTGGTGTTGCAGCTGCACCGCATTGGAGAACAGCTGGAGAAGAtgaattcccagccaatggatgAACTCTTCTCCCTTCTCCGAGATGGTTTTCTCCTGCAGGAGGGACTCAgctccctctctcagctcctgttgctGGAGATCATAGAGTTCCGTGCCGCGGACTGGAAGATGACAGATGCGGCTCAAAAATACTATTACAGCGAAGTCACAGATTAA
- the MRPS7 gene encoding small ribosomal subunit protein uS7m: MAAPLAGRLGALGRRLAAPARAWLPGLTQVRWSRYGPDYLEPEVNKEVYRKPGQELSEEEKMEQDLKALQPIKAAPCNVTSSLFSDPTISKFINMMMKGGNKVLARSIMSQTLEAVKRKQVEKYHQASEEERESIECNPYVIFHQALKNCQPIIGISNIKKGGKTYQVPTPLTDNRKRFLAMKWLITECREHKHYRIFMHEKLSQELLQAFNNEGPVIKRKHDIHKMAEANRAYAHYRWW, from the exons ATGGCGGCTCCCTTGGCGGGGCGGCTTGGGGCGCTGGGCCGTCGGCTGGCCGCTCCCGCGCGGGCCTGGCTCCCCGG GCTTACCCAGGTGAGATGGAGCCGGTATGGCCCCGATTACCTCGAACCAGAAGTGAACAAGGAGGTATACCGGAAACCTGGGCAGGAGCTGTCTGAGGAGGAGAAAATGGAACAGGATCTTAAAGCCCTCCAACCCATAAAAGCTGCCCCTTGTAATGTCACCAGTTCTCTGTTCAGTGACCCTACAATCAG TAAATTCATCAATATGATGATGAAGGGAGgaaacaaagtgctggccagaTCCATCATGTCACAG ACCTTAGAAGCCGTTAAAAGGAAGCAGGTTGAGAAATACCATCAAGCCtctgaggaggaaagggagagcaTTGAGTGCAACCCTTACGTCATCTTCCATCAGGCACTGAAAAACTGCCAGCCTATCATTGGGATCTCCAACATCAAGAAAGGAGGCAAAACCTATCAG GTTCCAACCCCTCTGACGGACAACCGGAAACGTTTCTTGGCCATGAAATGGTTAATTACTGAGTGCAGGGAGCATAAGCATTATCGGATATTCATGCATGAAAAACTATCCCAGGAACTGCTACAGGCCTTCAACAATGAGGGCCCTGTGATCAAGAGAAAGCATGACATACACAAGATGGCTGAGGCTAACCGGGCCTATGCTCACTATCGCTGGTGGTAG